GcatagaataatttataataaaatgcctcatttttgaataaatctgTATATTAACAAGTGATATCCACctcaatatataaataacatagtataatattattgtatGATTAATTATTCTATGCATTGTATAATATTTGTATACGTAGTAtgattattgtaattttgatggttattttgtattcttgtttgaaatggaattttcttcaGCAAATGATATTTGCAGTCAGAAAAGTGTATTACAAATGCCATcttgttatattaatttctttttaaaaaagaaaatgaagagggttactttttttttttattaaaaaaataaacacatttttatacacatacatttatttgaatatacatatatttaaaatacgtaatatttaaaatatataatatttaaaatatagaattgttTTACAgggtaataattttagtttttctcccTTGCACAATATATCCAATGATAGAACGAAAAACATTCCCTGCAGATTATGAAACATTATTTGTGCTTAATGGTTaaccttttgaaatattaattaataattatttactttgaaattgaaattacttttgaaaatatatttagttcattttcaattgaaatcaatagtttaaaaagattaattttctaaagtttcattttacaaTAATCTTTTTGAGTGAAAAGTATAACAGTAGTGACAAATACGTCATCGGCacttaattaatcttttaacacaattaataataaatctaattatatcaAGTTTAATTAGCaatcaaaataactaataaaaacacACTTTGCACAATCTCAATTATTAAGATTAAGTTACTTGAAATGTATGTATATGATAATAatcatgttaaatttaaaaaaaaggaaagtttattgaaaaagaattaaaaagtcaaagtaataccttgttttaaaaaagaaataaagacctgggaaattttattatggcaaaaattccttttgtcattgcagggaaaaaaaattcccgatTAGTACACAGTTTGATTTGAGCAGTGAGCTTATTTGTTTTTGCATGCTGGCCCTTAATTTCTCAAAACTGTCATCAAaccaattaaactttttgagtTTAATGTGTCAAAGTACCTAGTGCAGAgctataaaaacctttttatttctcAACTTATTCActcttattttttctctaaatctattttaaaaatgctttatataaTGAAAGGTGAATTAAAAACTACATGTCGTTGTTACACATCCCCCTGGAGAAGGAAAGCATAGAACTGGTCCAGAAGGGCCCGTCGCGTCAGTTCCCCATATATCTGCAGAAAGTCCCGATCAACCAGCAGCTGCTTAAAAGAAGCGccaaggcaaaaaaaaaaggtaatcaGGACTAGCAGGTTGTGAGCAGGAACAAGGTTGGAAAGTCTTCTCCCAATTTTGAAACCTTAAACACTTAAAATGGCCACTACGAAATCTGGCCAAGACCGAGGGCCGCAGCATGTTAATGATAGGCCAGGGCTGTTGATAGCATACCACTGATGGGATGGAGTGCTGCTCCACACTGGAAGCAAACGATGTTTTCCCAGGGAGTAGATCTCAGTGGGAGTAAGACGGTTCAAACAGTCCATAGGACGATCACAGCCATTCTTGGCGAGCACATCGGCGGTCTCATTGCCATGTACCCCGACATGCAATGGGATCCATTGGAGGCTTATTAGTGTCTTCAAGACTATCTCAGATAGAAGCGTCATAATCTCCTGGCCAGgaatatcaaatatttctgGCCAGTTCTTGAAATACTGAATGGCACTCCTACTATCGGTTGTCTGGGCATAATTAAGGGCAGTCACTTGCATAATATGAGTTGGTTGTTTGGCTTTAACAAATGAATTCTCTGTAGCTTCTGGCTGAACTTTTTTTCACActtcaaagtaattttgaagtttatctTTACAGTGGCAAACAAGCGGATTGCAAGAAGCAGCTCATttgaaatagattaaaagagaacttaatttgacttttataatatgttactttcaatatttattgttttcttgacattgaatagttaatattacaatttttacactTAGATCTCTCttgaattttatcaaaagaaaagagGTAGATGGGCTGCTGTCTTTACTCAAGAATTTTCATCATGGGAGGTGTGGACTTTAAAAGTGAATGTTATTTGTCTACCCAATGAACATGGTacgaaaacattttgttaaaacttaagTCCGCAATTAACATGTTTtctccattataattttttttctctctcttacAGAGCGCCAAATTTACAGAAAGAAAATCCGTGACTTACTTGCTGAAAAAGTATTTGATATTGTATCTGCCATGAATAAGTATGATTATGTGCCAAAGATACCTGGCCAAGCAGATATAGACTTATATTTTGATACTTCCTATAGTGATGTACAGCCCTATTTATTCAGagtatgattttaattttacgcttgtcttaaaatgtttttatcttatGAGTGCTTTAAGTTAGCAccagtgttatttatttttgtgtaattttaatgtcgtgctgatttttttctaacaaagaacaaacaagttttatacaaaattgaTTTAGCTGTGTTTCAAAAGAAGGGACTCCGGTGAAAGAAG
The nucleotide sequence above comes from Parasteatoda tepidariorum isolate YZ-2023 chromosome 6, CAS_Ptep_4.0, whole genome shotgun sequence. Encoded proteins:
- the LOC107444463 gene encoding autophagy-related protein 101 isoform X2; translated protein: MNTRYQVFEFSVEARQVQEVVASIFHTILFHRTLGKVRCASDDMNRYVTSEINSFCAALRSQEGPYSGQISLEFYQKKRGRWAAVFTQEFSSWEVWTLKVNVICLPNEHERQIYRKKIRDLLAEKVFDIVSAMNKYDYVPKIPGQADIDLYFDTSYSDVQPYLFRINHETSGPTNPSVGTAVRRLIKDTLAL